A stretch of DNA from Streptomyces rubradiris:
CGGCCGGGGCCGACGTGGTCCGCCTCCAAGGTCCCGCCCACGGCGGCCAGCCGCTCCCGCAGCCCGGCCAGCCCCGAGCCGCCGCCCCCGCCGCCGCCCGCCGCCGCGGCTCCGTCGTTCTCCACCGTCAGCACCGCCCGCCCCTCACACACCGTCAGTCCCACCCGACACATGCTCGCGTCCCCGTGCCGCAGCACGTTGGTGGCCGCCTCGCGCACCACCCAGCCGAGCGCGGATCGCACCTCGGCGGGCAGTCCGCCGGTCTCCGCGCGGACCTCGCAGTCGATCCCGGCCGCCGCCAGCACGCCCTGGGCACCGGCGAGTTCGGCGCCGAGGTCGGCCTCCCGGTAGCCGCGCACGACGGCCCGCACCTCCCGCTGGGTCTCCTGCGCGATCCGCTGCACCTCGATCATCTGCTCCACGGCCTCCGGCCGTCCGCGCCGGGCCAGCTGCACGGCCAGCTCGCTCTTGAGGGAGATCACCGACAGGTTCCGGCCCAGGACGTCGTGCAGGTCCCGGCCGAACCGCAGCCGCTCCTCGGCGACCGCGAGCCGGGCCTGCACCTCCCGGGCGCGCTCGGCCTCCCACAGCACGGACAGCGTCCAGGACCCGCACCGGTAGGCGAGCAGCGCGAACATCGTCATGAACGCGGTGACCAGAGCGGTCCCGAGCAGCCCGGCGACGGACCGGTCGGCGAACCAGAGGGCGGCCACGAGCAGCGCGGCGAGCAGCGCCGCGTACCGCAGATAGACCCGTACCGGGACGGTGACGCCGTAGAGCATCCCGAACGGCAGCACGGCGGCGCCGAGCGCCAGCCGGATCGTCGGCCCATCGGCCCCGCGTACGGCGGCGAGGGCCAGGACGAGCGCCACCGCGAGACCCATCAGGACGGCCGGGACGCGGTGGGCGCCGGCCGGCAGCCGGGAACGCCCCAGATAGTGGTCGAGGGCGGGCCGGGTGAGCCGGTTCGCGGCGGCGCACTGGAGGGCGGCCACCAGGATCAGCGGGATGCCCAGGAGGAGGGCGGCGGGCCGGCCGCGGACGAGCCCGGCGGCCAGGGGCAGCATCAGCCAGCACAGGGTGAAGAACCAGGTGGTGACGTACCAGGAGACGACCGTGTACAACTCCAC
This window harbors:
- a CDS encoding sensor histidine kinase, which encodes MVGPIRRWQQRHWRERAKADRVELYTVVSWYVTTWFFTLCWLMLPLAAGLVRGRPAALLLGIPLILVAALQCAAANRLTRPALDHYLGRSRLPAGAHRVPAVLMGLAVALVLALAAVRGADGPTIRLALGAAVLPFGMLYGVTVPVRVYLRYAALLAALLVAALWFADRSVAGLLGTALVTAFMTMFALLAYRCGSWTLSVLWEAERAREVQARLAVAEERLRFGRDLHDVLGRNLSVISLKSELAVQLARRGRPEAVEQMIEVQRIAQETQREVRAVVRGYREADLGAELAGAQGVLAAAGIDCEVRAETGGLPAEVRSALGWVVREAATNVLRHGDASMCRVGLTVCEGRAVLTVENDGAAAAGGGGGGGSGLAGLRERLAAVGGTLEADHVGPGRDRFRLVADIPLTTVGGVTS